In one Sphingobium sp. MI1205 genomic region, the following are encoded:
- the uvrC gene encoding excinuclease ABC subunit UvrC: MSHPQSPDRFHEDKASFTVRGAGVPDIQAGVEAIRTTLKTLPTRPGVYRMQDARGDVLYVGKARALRNRVANYVQVDRLPKRLQRMVAQTRSMTIVTTNSEAEALLLEAQLIKRFRPPYNVLLRDDKSFPFILLREDHDFPRVQKHRGARKYKGRYYGPFASAGSVTRTINALQKLFLLRSCTDSFFANRSRPCLLFQIKRCSAPCVGRIGDADYAELVKDAQDFLGGKSTAVQKKLGEAMEAASAALDFEQAAVLRDRLKALTFIQGSQAINAEGLGDADIFALATKGGAMCIQAFFIRGGQNWGHRSFFPVHTAEVAEDEVLASFMAQFYEEVPPPKLILSDRAPMECDLMTQALSERIGFKVRIEVPQRGDRTRLIKQAQRNAVEALDRRLAETTTQAKVLDDMVEAFGLDGVPDRIEIYDNSHIQGSHALGAMVVAGPEGFRKNAYRKFNMKNPETSNDDFAMMREVFERRFGRAAREDPDRDSGEWPDLVLIDGGKGQLSSARAILEDMGIEDICMIGIAKGPHHGRDGREVFHMPDGREISFPINHPVLFYLQRLRDEAHRFAIGAHRQKRSKAISTSSLDEVPGIGPSRKKALLMHFGTAKAVKSAALEDLLKAPGVSKAVAQLVYDYFHE; encoded by the coding sequence ATGTCGCATCCCCAATCTCCCGATCGTTTCCATGAGGACAAGGCCAGCTTCACTGTGCGCGGCGCGGGGGTGCCCGATATCCAAGCTGGGGTGGAAGCGATCCGCACGACGCTGAAAACCCTGCCAACGCGGCCCGGCGTCTATCGCATGCAGGATGCACGGGGCGACGTCCTCTATGTCGGCAAGGCGCGCGCCCTGCGTAACCGGGTGGCCAATTACGTCCAGGTAGATCGTTTGCCCAAGCGGCTGCAGCGCATGGTGGCGCAAACGCGCTCCATGACGATCGTGACCACCAACAGTGAGGCAGAGGCGCTGCTGCTGGAAGCGCAGCTGATCAAGCGATTCCGCCCACCCTATAATGTTCTGCTGCGTGACGACAAAAGTTTCCCCTTCATCCTGTTGCGGGAAGATCATGATTTCCCCCGCGTCCAGAAGCATCGTGGAGCGCGAAAATATAAGGGCCGCTATTACGGCCCCTTTGCCAGTGCCGGGTCGGTGACGCGGACGATCAATGCGCTCCAGAAGCTGTTCTTACTGCGAAGCTGCACCGACAGCTTTTTTGCCAACCGGTCGCGACCCTGCCTGCTGTTCCAGATCAAGCGATGTTCGGCTCCCTGCGTCGGCAGAATCGGCGATGCGGATTATGCGGAACTTGTGAAAGATGCGCAGGATTTCCTCGGCGGAAAATCGACCGCTGTGCAGAAGAAGCTGGGCGAGGCGATGGAGGCTGCGTCGGCTGCGCTGGATTTCGAGCAGGCGGCGGTGCTGCGCGATCGGCTCAAGGCGCTGACCTTCATCCAGGGGAGCCAAGCGATCAATGCGGAGGGACTGGGCGATGCCGATATCTTTGCGCTGGCGACGAAGGGCGGGGCGATGTGCATCCAGGCCTTCTTCATTCGCGGCGGACAGAATTGGGGGCATCGCAGCTTCTTTCCTGTCCATACCGCCGAAGTGGCCGAGGATGAGGTGCTGGCGAGCTTCATGGCGCAATTTTACGAGGAAGTGCCCCCGCCCAAGCTGATCCTGTCCGATCGCGCGCCCATGGAGTGCGACCTGATGACGCAGGCGTTGAGCGAGCGGATCGGGTTCAAGGTGCGGATAGAAGTGCCTCAGCGCGGCGATCGCACCCGGTTGATCAAGCAGGCGCAACGCAATGCGGTGGAGGCGCTGGACCGGCGGCTGGCGGAAACGACGACGCAGGCGAAGGTGCTCGACGACATGGTCGAGGCGTTCGGGCTGGACGGCGTGCCGGACCGGATCGAGATTTACGACAACAGCCATATTCAGGGCAGCCATGCGCTGGGCGCGATGGTGGTCGCGGGGCCGGAGGGCTTCCGCAAAAACGCCTATCGCAAGTTCAATATGAAGAACCCGGAGACGTCGAACGACGACTTCGCGATGATGCGGGAGGTGTTCGAGCGGCGATTTGGCCGAGCGGCGCGTGAGGACCCGGATCGGGACAGCGGCGAATGGCCCGACCTGGTGCTGATCGACGGTGGCAAGGGGCAGCTGTCGTCGGCACGGGCGATCCTGGAGGACATGGGGATCGAGGATATCTGCATGATCGGCATCGCCAAGGGCCCGCATCATGGGCGTGATGGGCGGGAAGTGTTCCATATGCCGGACGGGCGGGAGATCAGCTTTCCGATCAATCATCCGGTGCTGTTCTACCTGCAACGGTTGAGGGACGAGGCGCATCGCTTTGCGATCGGGGCGCACCGGCAGAAACGGAGCAAGGCGATTTCGACCAGCTCGCTCGATGAGGTGCCGGGGATCGGGCCGTCGCGCAAGAAGGCGCTGTTGATGCACTTCGGAACGGCGAAGGCGGTGAAGAGCGCGGCGCTGGAAGATTTGCTGAAAGCACCGGGCGTTTCCAAGGCGGTGGCGCAGTTGGTTTATGATTATTTTCATGAATGA
- a CDS encoding sensor histidine kinase has translation MIHGHADLLRTLNGRGSLALSALRPWRMLDITRLVLAVVYTATSFGFATPRSWAESAENGIILAMLALAAGTLVLSGRSWVTEMRIRKPVVCLDAMLFLALLVVTDPANSPYFSGSLFVAVEIALIVRRRLHVLVAAFAVVTALLTVWTDEVVAVPSEPDAERIALRVLYLAVVIAITGMLLGPGRDTLLERERARRLADSGFPPVKGNAGSFLLQALRIASGGENVAVLFRADSGEPYRFASSRLGDQMPEGNGGLLSVETGWHDCPRGASIILPSDGVGEIYPLSHGGRAWAAALEAETLLTVRVSLGTFDAVGAVQLNDPTHEDVAAIAQRVFESACEELMVRNSLDLAHAIAGARERERLQRELHDSVLQALASIRFQVAPVLDGSIKNPRTVIENVDRIAKDQIATIRWIIDPEEDEEDFAYLPETLSMVVRSLADQWGIRCELKVEDGNCATSAMIGRELSFAVREIVANAVRHAGARTVEFSLQPAGNRIALHVTDDGVPNLARLGSTGAVPSRSLMRRVQALGGEVFLRNIGGRTMIQITVPRK, from the coding sequence GTGATCCATGGACATGCCGATCTGTTGCGGACGTTGAACGGGCGAGGTTCGCTTGCCTTGTCGGCGCTTCGGCCCTGGCGGATGCTGGACATCACGCGGCTGGTGCTGGCGGTCGTCTACACGGCGACGAGCTTTGGCTTTGCAACGCCGCGATCATGGGCCGAGAGCGCCGAGAACGGCATCATCCTGGCCATGCTGGCGCTGGCCGCCGGGACGCTGGTCCTGTCGGGCCGGTCCTGGGTCACGGAGATGCGGATACGCAAGCCGGTGGTCTGCCTGGACGCGATGCTGTTCCTGGCGCTGCTGGTGGTGACGGACCCGGCCAACAGCCCCTATTTTTCCGGCAGCCTGTTCGTCGCGGTCGAGATCGCGCTGATCGTGCGACGGCGGCTGCATGTGCTGGTGGCCGCCTTTGCGGTGGTCACGGCGTTGCTGACCGTGTGGACCGACGAGGTGGTGGCGGTCCCGTCCGAACCGGATGCGGAGCGGATCGCGCTGCGCGTGCTGTACCTTGCGGTGGTGATCGCGATCACGGGCATGCTGCTGGGGCCGGGCCGCGATACGCTGCTGGAACGGGAGCGGGCGCGGCGGCTGGCGGACAGCGGTTTCCCGCCCGTCAAGGGCAACGCCGGGTCGTTCCTGTTGCAGGCGCTGCGGATCGCGTCGGGGGGAGAGAATGTCGCCGTGCTGTTCCGTGCGGACAGCGGGGAGCCATATCGGTTCGCATCAAGCCGCCTGGGCGACCAGATGCCGGAGGGCAATGGCGGGCTGTTGTCCGTGGAGACGGGGTGGCATGATTGCCCTCGCGGCGCGTCAATCATCCTGCCGTCCGACGGCGTGGGCGAGATTTATCCGCTGTCCCATGGAGGGCGAGCGTGGGCGGCGGCGCTGGAGGCGGAAACGCTGCTGACGGTCCGCGTGTCGCTGGGCACGTTCGATGCGGTGGGCGCTGTCCAGTTGAACGACCCCACCCATGAGGATGTCGCGGCCATCGCCCAGCGGGTGTTCGAAAGCGCCTGCGAGGAATTGATGGTGCGCAACAGCCTGGACCTGGCGCATGCCATAGCAGGCGCGCGGGAGCGGGAGCGGTTGCAGCGCGAACTGCATGACAGCGTGTTGCAGGCGCTGGCCAGCATCCGGTTTCAGGTCGCGCCGGTACTGGACGGATCGATTAAAAATCCCCGGACGGTGATCGAGAATGTCGACCGGATCGCCAAGGACCAGATCGCCACGATCCGATGGATCATCGACCCGGAGGAGGATGAGGAGGATTTCGCCTATCTGCCCGAAACCCTGTCCATGGTCGTGCGGTCGCTGGCGGACCAATGGGGCATAAGGTGCGAGTTGAAGGTGGAGGACGGCAATTGCGCGACCAGCGCGATGATCGGCCGGGAATTGAGCTTTGCCGTGCGGGAGATCGTCGCCAACGCCGTCCGCCACGCGGGCGCCCGCACGGTCGAATTTTCGTTGCAGCCCGCCGGGAACCGCATTGCGCTTCACGTGACCGACGATGGCGTGCCCAATCTGGCGCGGCTGGGATCGACGGGCGCGGTGCCTTCCCGGTCGCTGATGCGGCGGGTGCAGGCGTTGGGGGGTGAGGTGTTCCTGCGCAATATTGGCGGGCGGACGATGATCCAGATTACGGTGCCCCGGAAATAG
- a CDS encoding F0F1 ATP synthase subunit B family protein has protein sequence MPQIAQIAETYASQIFWMLLTFGFVFFVIGRGMVPKVQATADARDAKITGDLDAAKAAFARADEVEADYRARDAENRAATQATLARAKSEAAKASEGQLAAADAEIASRIGAAEARIQAASQAALAEIETVAADAARDMVARISGVQASEEAARNAVKAALAHG, from the coding sequence ATGCCTCAAATCGCGCAAATCGCCGAAACATATGCGTCCCAAATTTTCTGGATGTTGCTGACGTTCGGCTTTGTCTTCTTCGTCATCGGCCGGGGTATGGTCCCCAAGGTTCAGGCGACGGCCGACGCGCGCGACGCGAAGATCACCGGTGATCTGGATGCGGCCAAGGCTGCGTTCGCTCGTGCCGATGAAGTAGAGGCGGATTATCGCGCGCGTGACGCCGAAAACCGCGCTGCAACTCAGGCGACACTGGCGCGGGCCAAGTCGGAAGCCGCCAAGGCATCCGAAGGTCAGCTAGCAGCGGCCGACGCAGAGATTGCCAGCCGGATCGGCGCAGCCGAAGCGCGTATTCAGGCTGCCAGTCAGGCAGCGTTGGCAGAGATTGAAACCGTCGCAGCCGACGCGGCGCGCGACATGGTGGCCCGCATTTCCGGCGTGCAAGCGTCGGAAGAAGCAGCCCGCAACGCAGTAAAGGCGGCACTGGCCCATGGCTGA
- a CDS encoding F0F1 ATP synthase subunit C has product MDAEAAKLLGAGLAAIGAGLASLGVGNVFASFLEGALRNPGAADGQQGRLFIGFAAAELLGLLAFVIAMILVFVA; this is encoded by the coding sequence ATGGACGCAGAAGCCGCAAAGCTGCTCGGTGCTGGCCTGGCCGCCATTGGTGCGGGTCTCGCATCGCTTGGTGTGGGCAACGTGTTCGCATCGTTCCTGGAAGGCGCACTGCGCAATCCGGGCGCTGCTGACGGCCAGCAGGGCCGGCTGTTCATCGGTTTCGCCGCTGCAGAACTTCTGGGTCTGCTGGCGTTCGTTATCGCCATGATCCTGGTGTTCGTGGCCTGA
- a CDS encoding F0F1 ATP synthase subunit B family protein, which yields MAEAAAQHSEGTPPHLNEAIHAEGMEPVGTVAHEGVVPHTDPKAVGMDATAWVSLAMAVFIVILLIKKVPALIGGALDGRIAQIKSQLAEAEKLRAEAEALKGEYEAKLAAAAGEAEAMRKSAESEAATLLEDAKANAVALVARRQKMAEDKIGAAERAAIAGIRTKAVNAATSAAAALIAQKHDAGADKQLVDSAIKSLGAGV from the coding sequence ATGGCTGAGGCAGCAGCACAGCATAGCGAAGGTACGCCTCCGCACCTCAACGAAGCGATTCACGCCGAAGGCATGGAGCCGGTCGGCACCGTGGCTCATGAAGGCGTCGTCCCGCATACTGACCCCAAGGCTGTCGGCATGGACGCAACCGCCTGGGTGAGCCTGGCGATGGCGGTGTTTATCGTCATCCTGCTCATCAAGAAGGTTCCCGCCCTGATTGGCGGCGCGCTGGACGGTCGGATCGCCCAGATCAAGAGCCAGCTGGCCGAAGCCGAAAAGCTGCGCGCCGAAGCTGAGGCGCTGAAGGGCGAGTATGAAGCAAAGCTGGCGGCTGCCGCTGGTGAAGCTGAGGCCATGCGCAAGTCGGCCGAAAGCGAAGCGGCCACGCTGTTGGAAGATGCGAAGGCTAATGCGGTCGCATTGGTCGCCCGGCGTCAGAAGATGGCGGAAGACAAAATCGGCGCGGCGGAACGCGCGGCGATTGCGGGGATCCGTACCAAGGCCGTCAACGCGGCGACAAGCGCTGCGGCGGCTTTGATCGCGCAGAAGCACGATGCTGGGGCCGACAAGCAGTTGGTAGACAGCGCCATCAAGAGCTTGGGCGCTGGCGTCTAA